A segment of the Streptomyces sp. ITFR-21 genome:
CGTGGGCCCCGGCAGATCGGCCCGGCTGCCGGCGGAACCCGAGTACGGAACCGGGCGTCGGGGGGTTACGAACAGCGGCTCCCCCACAAGAGGCAGCGCGAGGGCGGATCAGGTGGACGAACAAGACGGCGCGGGCATACCCGGCGAGGACGGCGGAGCGGCTCCGCAGGCGCGGCCGACCGGGCAGCGGCGCCCCGGTCCGAGTCCCGCGGCGAACGCGGCGAAGGCGCGGAAGACGGCGGCCGGGACCCGTGGCAAGGGCGCGCAGGCGCCTGCCGGGAGCGGGCGGCCGGTGGCCCCCGGGGCAGCGGTGGCCGCGCGGGCGGCCGGGGCGGAAGTACCCGCTGCCGCGAAGGTGACGGCGGGTCCGGAACCCGCCGCGGCCGGGCCGGGGCTTTTGGGGGCGGCCGCGAAGGCGACGCGGCGGACAGCGGGCCGGCCGGCGGCGAAGCCGCGGAAGCCCTCCGCGGCCGCGGGCGCGGCGAACGGCGCGCCGGTCGGGGATGCGGCCCCGTCGGAGGACGGCGCGGCGGCGGTCACGGAGCCGCACGTCGCTGCCGCCCCGGAGGTGGCGGAGGCTCAGGAACCGGGCACCGAAGCGGTGGCGCAGACCGCGGCGCCCGCGGCGAAGAAGGTCGCGGCGGTGCGTACGGCGGGGCCGAGGACGGCGGCGGGCGGGCCGGGGGCGCGGGTGCGGAAGGGCGCCGCTGGCAGGACCGCGCCGGGTACGGGCCCCGCCGCGACCGCGGAAGCGGAGGGCGAGGTTTCCGGCCGGCCCGCAGCGCCCGTGGACGGGCGGGCTGCAGCAGCCGCGTCCACGGTGGGTGCGGCGCCGGCGTCCCCGTCCGCCGCAACGGCAGTGGCGAAGGGGCGCGGGGCGTCCGCGGGCGCGAAGGCGGCACCCGCCGCACCCGCCGCACCCGCCGCACCCGCCGCACCCGCCAAGCCGGCCGTACGGGGGCCGAAGGCCGCCCGGGTCGCGGACACGGAGCCGGGCCGGGCCGGGCCGGCGGCACGGCGGGGGAAGGCCGCCGCGTCCCGGCCCGCCGCTTCGGCCGAGGCGCCGGAGGCTTCGGCAGTGCAGGAAGCGCCGGAGCCCCGGGAGTTGGGCGCCGGCGGGGTCGTGAGACTGCCCGTGTCGCCGGAGGGCGGGCCGTGGCAGCTGCCCGACCACGTGTACGAGGCGGATCTCGGCGACGGGGCCGCCGGGCGGGTGGTGCGGGCGCGGCACGAGGCCACCGGGACCCCGGTCGCGATCACGTACCTGCCGCCCGCGCTGGCCGAGGACGCGGGCTTCCGTGCGGCGTTCCGGGCTGAGGCCGAGCTGCTCGGCAACCTCGACTCGCCGTACGTCGCGCGGTTGCACGCCTACGTGGAGGACGGTCCCCGGGCCGCGATCGTGACGGAGTCGGTCGACGGCGTCGGTCTGGACGTCCTGCTGCGGGACAAGGGCGCGACCGCCCCCGAGCCCGCCCTCGCCGTCCTCAAGGGGTCGCTGCTCGGGCTCGCCGCCGTCCACGGGGCGGGTCTCGTCCACGGCGACCACCGGCCGGCGCGTGTGCTGGTCACCGCCGAGGGCGCCGTCAAGGTCGCCGGCTTCGGCGTCTCGGCACGGGGCGCGCAGGACGGTACGCCCGCTGGCACCCCCGTGTACATGTCGCCTGAGCGGTGGGCGGGCGGCCCGGCCACGGCTGCCTGCGACGTGTACGCCGCGGTGGTCACCTTCTACGAGTGCCTCACCGGCACGACGCCGTACGCGGGCGCCACCATGGCGGAACTCGCGGACGGATACGCCGCGGCGCCGGTCCCCGACGGCAACGTCCCGGAGCCCGTACGGTCGCTGGTGGCCCGGGGGTTGACGAAGGATCCGGCCGAACGGCCGCAGGACGCCGCGGAGTTCGCCGGCGAGGTGGAGGCGGTGGCCACCGCGGCCTACGGCGAGGGCTGGGAGGACCGCGGGCATCGCGGACTCGCCGCGCTGGTCGGCCTGTTGCTGCCGCCGTCCGGCGGGGTCGCTCCGGACACGGCCCCGCCGGCGCGGACCGCCCCCGAGCCCGTCGCCACCGAGCCCGTCGCCACCGAGCCGGGCATCGCGCCGTTGTCCGGCGCGGGCGCCGGGGGCGTCCGCGCCGGGAAGGGGCCCGCGGGCGCCGGGGGCCGCGGGCCCCGGTTCGGGCGGCGCGCCAAGATCCTGGCGGTCGCCGTCGCGGCCGTGCTCGTCGCGGGCGCCGTCGCCGTCACCGCCGTGGCGACCGGCAGCGACGACGACACCGCCGCGGTGCGGCCCGCCCCGGCGGTCGGCACCTCGCTGATCTCGGCCCCGGCTCCCGTTGCCGCCCCGCCCTCGGCGGAGGCCACCACCGCCTCCCCGGCCGCCAGCCCCTCGGCGTCGCGCCCGGCGGCCACCGCGGCCGCGCCGACCACCCCCGTCGCGCAACCGCCGGCCACGCCCGCCGACAGCCGGGCCGCGGCCCCGGGCGCCGTGCCGACCACCCCCTCGGCCGGTCCCGCGAAGACCGCCGGGTCGGCGGGCGGGCCGCATGTCGCCTCCGTCGCCGTCACAAGCTTCGCGTGCGCCGCCGGCAGCCACACGGCGACCGCCACGGTGTTCGTGCGGTACGACGGTGCCGCGGCGGGCACGCTGCACCTCACCTGGTGGCGCAGCAGCACGGGGAGGCCGGCCGGGGCGGCCACGATGACGCCGCAGACCGCGCGGTTCCCCAAGGGGGCGACGAGCTACACCTTCACCGACACGCTGACCTTCACACCGGGTGGCAGCAGGCCGTATGTCGGTCTCACCGTCTCCACCGACCCGGCGGCCGACTCCGGCAACGGTTCCTACGGGGTCGGCTGCCACTGACCGTCCCCGCTCCGCGCCCCCGGGCGCCTGGCCCCGGCCCCGCGGTGTCCCGCGGGGGCGGGGCCGCGGTTCTTCCCGGCGTCCGGCGCCGTTGCTCCGCGGTCGCGGGCCGCCCGCGACCGGCGCAGAGCTCCCCCGTGCGGGCGTCGACGGCAAGAGCGCCCCCGGGCCTCGGGACGCCCTCGCGCCGAACGGTACGTGCTCAGGGGAGCGGGAACCGCGCGCGACCGCCCGGCGGCCGGTGGTCCGGACACGGCAGGATCAGCCCCTCGGGCGAGTGACGGTTCGCGGCGCCGCCGTGGCCGATCGCACAGTTCCCGGGCGCACCCCGGCGCGGGGCAAGGTGGCAGGGGCGTCTATTATCACTTGCAGGAGCCAAGCAACTAGTGGTCGGTCGGCACGGGACACGAGGTGGGCGATGGGTGCGGAAGACGACGGGCAGGACGGCGTCGCGGAGGGGGCCGTGCTCGGCGACGAGATCGTGCGGATGACGCGGCAGATGGGCGCGTGGAGGCAGCGGGCGCGGGAGGAGCACTGGGGGGACCGGCTGCTGCTGGGGCGGCTGACGGACTCCGGTCCGCGGCGGGCGACGGATCTGGCCGCCGACACGCTGCTGGACCTGTCCACGGTGAGCCGGCAGATCCGGTCCCTGGTGGAGCGCGGGCTGGTGGAGCGGCGTCCCGATCCTGAGGACCGGCGCGGCACGCTGCTGCTCCCCACCCCGGCCGGGGCGCAGGCCGTGCGCGCCTTCCGGGCCCAGCGCAACGAGCGGCTGGGCCAGGTGCTGGCCGGCTGGCCCGCCGAGGAGCGGCAGGCGTTCGTCCGGCTGCTGGGCCGCTTCAACGACGAGTTCGCCGAGCGCCATCTGCGGGCGCCGCGTGCCGCGCCCGGTCCGGGCGGCGGGGACGCCGGCGCCGGTTGACGCCGCCGGCCCGTTCCCGCAGCCCGTTCCGTACCACCCCGCCGCGTGTGCGCACGTCCGGCCGGAAACAGGAGAGCACCACGTGAGCAGCACCCACACCCCGGCCGTGTCCGCGCCGCCGGAGCCCGCCCCCGGCGGCCTGTCGCACCGCCAGATCCTGACCATCCTCAGCGGCCTGATGCTGGGGATGTTCCTGGCCGCGCTCGACCAGACCATCGTCAGCACCGCGATCCGCACCATAGCCGACGACCTGCACGGTCTGAACGAGCAGGCGTGGACCACCACCGCGTATCTGATCACCTCGACGATCGCCACGCCGCTGTACGGCAAGCTGTCGGACATCTACGGCCGCAAGCCGTTCTTCCTCGCCGCGATCAGCATCTTCATCACCGGCTCGATCGCCTGCACGTTCTCCACCTCCATGGTGGAGCTCGCGGTGTTCCGGGCCTTCCAGGGGCTGGGTGCCGGCGGCCTGATGTCGCTGGCGCTGGCGATCATCGGGGACATCGTGCCGCCGCGGGAACGGGCCCGGTACCAGGGCTACATCCTGGCCGTGTTCGGCACCTCCAGTGTCGCCGGGCCGCTCGTCGGCGGGTTCCTGGCCGGCCAGGGGACCCTGCTGGGGATCTCCGGCTGGCGCTGGGTCTTCCTGGTCAACGTGCCGATCGGGATCCTCGCCCTGGTCGTGGTTGCCAAGGTGCTGAACGTGCCGCACAGCCGGCGGGAGCACCGCATCGACTGGTGGGGGGCGGTGACCATCGTGGTCGGCGTGGTCCCGCTGCTGCTGGTCGCGGAGCAGGGCCAGAGCTGGGGCTGGCTGTCCACGCGTGCGGTCGCCTGCTTCGTGACCGGCGCCGTCGGCGTGGTGGCCTGGGTGCTCGTCGAGTTCTCCATGGGCGACGACGCGCTGATCCCCATGCGCCTGTTCCGCAACAAGGTCTTCAGCCGGACCAGCCTGCTCAGCGTCCTGGTCGGCATGACGATGTTCGGCGGGCTGCTGATGATCCCGCAGTACCTCCAGATCGTGAAGGGCGCCAGCCCCACCACGTCCGGCCTGCTGATGCTGCCGCTGATGGTGGGCATGATGAG
Coding sequences within it:
- a CDS encoding serine/threonine-protein kinase, encoding MQEAPEPRELGAGGVVRLPVSPEGGPWQLPDHVYEADLGDGAAGRVVRARHEATGTPVAITYLPPALAEDAGFRAAFRAEAELLGNLDSPYVARLHAYVEDGPRAAIVTESVDGVGLDVLLRDKGATAPEPALAVLKGSLLGLAAVHGAGLVHGDHRPARVLVTAEGAVKVAGFGVSARGAQDGTPAGTPVYMSPERWAGGPATAACDVYAAVVTFYECLTGTTPYAGATMAELADGYAAAPVPDGNVPEPVRSLVARGLTKDPAERPQDAAEFAGEVEAVATAAYGEGWEDRGHRGLAALVGLLLPPSGGVAPDTAPPARTAPEPVATEPVATEPGIAPLSGAGAGGVRAGKGPAGAGGRGPRFGRRAKILAVAVAAVLVAGAVAVTAVATGSDDDTAAVRPAPAVGTSLISAPAPVAAPPSAEATTASPAASPSASRPAATAAAPTTPVAQPPATPADSRAAAPGAVPTTPSAGPAKTAGSAGGPHVASVAVTSFACAAGSHTATATVFVRYDGAAAGTLHLTWWRSSTGRPAGAATMTPQTARFPKGATSYTFTDTLTFTPGGSRPYVGLTVSTDPAADSGNGSYGVGCH
- a CDS encoding MDR family MFS transporter, with translation MSSTHTPAVSAPPEPAPGGLSHRQILTILSGLMLGMFLAALDQTIVSTAIRTIADDLHGLNEQAWTTTAYLITSTIATPLYGKLSDIYGRKPFFLAAISIFITGSIACTFSTSMVELAVFRAFQGLGAGGLMSLALAIIGDIVPPRERARYQGYILAVFGTSSVAGPLVGGFLAGQGTLLGISGWRWVFLVNVPIGILALVVVAKVLNVPHSRREHRIDWWGAVTIVVGVVPLLLVAEQGQSWGWLSTRAVACFVTGAVGVVAWVLVEFSMGDDALIPMRLFRNKVFSRTSLLSVLVGMTMFGGLLMIPQYLQIVKGASPTTSGLLMLPLMVGMMSASIATGQTIARTGRYKVFPVVGTALMCAAMLLFHYRVQWDTPLPETMVFMAVMGVGLGFTMQTLTLSVQNAVPPRDMGTATASATFFRQLGGTAGTAVFLSVLFSTVTDKITTAFDAARATPAFQAALRAHPGAITPDSATSVLSDSSFIKHLDPALAAPFKQGFASSMHLVFIIVAGVAALSFLLMLTIREVPLRRLSGAQARAAAEAAEADAAAATAGGPAVPEPVRQAQTRTPPDGGEH
- a CDS encoding MarR family winged helix-turn-helix transcriptional regulator; amino-acid sequence: MGAEDDGQDGVAEGAVLGDEIVRMTRQMGAWRQRAREEHWGDRLLLGRLTDSGPRRATDLAADTLLDLSTVSRQIRSLVERGLVERRPDPEDRRGTLLLPTPAGAQAVRAFRAQRNERLGQVLAGWPAEERQAFVRLLGRFNDEFAERHLRAPRAAPGPGGGDAGAG